The sequence CTGTCACggtgaacaaaaaaatactttgtcaGATGCTTACATGTTAATGTATGATCTGCTTATATACAtggtttctaaaaaaataatctggtgttgtacaaaaataagaaattcaGCTATTAACTAGTCATTATGCTCTCCAcgttaaacatgttaaaagtttttataaatacttttaaaatgggCGGGGGCTCATTTTCTGCAGGAGAAACTGCTTTGATGTTTAACACAGCACACCCACTGTTCTTTACTATGAACTGCCCCTCCACTGATAAAGGCTTTTAAATAGGACTTGATAGTAAAGTCCAGAGAGTGGACTTCAgtaagatgattttttaaaaagtggtttgTGCATTAAGCAACATCTAAGTGAGGAATATATGATCATGTATGCTAGAATAAACAatgaacacacagcaaacagttACACATTTccaatatgattttaaaaaaggttataTTATGGGTTAGCCTATTAGATGTAAAATAGCTTTCACCATAAAGTTTGGTTTTAAGCCTGCTGGTGACAGTTAGAGAGACATGCTGACTAACATTTCTTTAGGAAATGTTACATGTTGTAAAATTACTGAGAAACAAGTGAGTGTGTTTTGGGGATGACATCAAATCTGTCATTGTAATTCACAACTGCTGTCATCTCCGTGTGTGTCCCATCACACAACCAGTCAAACTTCTTCCCACCAATTTGGCGGCAACTCGAGAGGCGCCTCACATCTGCAACAATAGAGCAGCTGCTCATCAGCATCAATAGGCTCAGGCTGACCTGCGGCTTTATGCGTTTGCCcgcctttttctttcctttcataTGACTGAGATTTCGCTTATGAACACGTCTGAGTATAATGATAAATTTAAGATCCTCAACCCCCcccactcccacacacacacacgaaatcaaacatcaaacacaacCATATTAgagaaatgtacatttattgaaaagcttttgtcagtgaaaaaacatttgaaaagtcacaaaacatttttttcttacatgacgtcaatgaataataaataatcctATTTAACACATAGTGTTTACAGACTATTCTTTTGCACAGACCAAAATACTTTTAAGTCAATCGTGCAAACCTCACACAAAATAACCCTTGGGGTTTTACAAAAGTGTTGACTACAACCCATATCTTTGAAACCCCAAAGAggattgcattttaaaaagctcatAGACTTCTGTTTCTTTAAGATCTGTGCTCGTGCTCTCTGGCAGTGGACGCAAAATGAGCCAAATGCTTAATTAAATTGTTGTACAGCAACTCCAACAATTCTCATTCTACAAACTACGGTTATTGAAATACAAATAGCATAAATAACATcgcaaaataaataacatgcatGGGATAAATGTCCATCTATTCTACCAGGGTCTCCACATGGCAGCGCTGACAGGCTGTGGGCCTGGCTGCGCTCTGCTGGGAGCCACTGCGCTGCTACTGCTGCGGGACTGGCTTTCCAGTCTGGAGCTGAAGCTGGATTTGAGGCTCAGGAGTCTCTGTTGGATCTGAGGGAGAGTCCTGGAGCTCTGAGCGCAGCAATTCAGGCAGGTTGGGGTGACGGTGGTAGACATAGACTGCTGAACGAAGTCGTTGACCCGCTGACACGCGTCTTGATCCAGGCTCGTTTTGGGGAGCAGAGCGGAGACGCGCTGGAGGCAGGCTTTGTAGCCTTCTCTGTAACTGTCTGCGGAGTCTGGAGAGAGAAGACATTTGATCAGTGTCTTGAATTTCATGTGTTGCCCACAATCTCAGATAAAATGGTTTGCGCAATGCGTAAAGTACTTGAAGAGA comes from Plectropomus leopardus isolate mb unplaced genomic scaffold, YSFRI_Pleo_2.0 unplaced_scaffold10322, whole genome shotgun sequence and encodes:
- the LOC121963189 gene encoding transcription factor HES-2-like, which produces MSPSITTEANQPLPARSTVAQRKQANELRKTLKPLLEKRRRARINDSLSHLKSLILPLVGKDNARYSKLEKADILEMTVRFLRDLPSTPVKDSADSYREGYKACLQRVSALLPKTSLDQDACQRVNDFVQQSMSTTVTPTCLNCCAQSSRTLPQIQQRLLSLKSSFSSRLESQSRSSSSAVAPSRAQPGPQPVSAAMWRPW